DNA from Pseudomonas mendocina:
GCCGAAGACCCGCTGTTCATCCTCTACACCTCGGGTTCTACCGGCAAACCCAAGGGCGTGCTGCACACCACCGGCGGTTACCTGCTCGGTGCCGCGATGACCCACAAGTACGTGTTCGACTACCACGAGGGCGACGTCTACTGGTGCACTGCCGATGTCGGCTGGGTCACCGGGCACAGCTACATCGTCTACGGCCCGCTGGCCAATGGCGCCATCTCGCTGATGTTCGAAGGCGTGCCCAACTACCCGGACGCCTCGCGCTTCTGGCAAGTGATCGACAAGCACCAGGTGAACATCTTCTACACCGCGCCGACCGCCCTGCGCGCGCTGATGCGTGAAGGCGAAGGCCCGGTCAAGGCCACTTCACGCAGCAGCCTGCGCCTGCTCGGTTCGGTGGGCGAGCCGATCAACCCGGAAGCCTGGGAGTGGTACTTCAACGTGGTTGGCGAACGCCGTTGCCCGATCGTCGATACCTGGTGGCAGACCGAGACCGGCTCCATCCTGATCACCCCGCTGCCCGGCGCCACCGACCTCAAGCCGGGCTCGGCTACCCGCCCGTTCTTCGGCGTGCAACCAGTACTACTGGATGAACAGGGCAAGGAAATCGACGGCCCCGGCAGCGGCGTACTCGCGATCAAAGCGAGCTGGCCAAGCCAGATCCGCAGCGTCTATGGCGACCACCAGCGCATGATCGACACCTACTTCAAGCCCTACCCCGGCTACTACTTCACCGGCGACGGCGCACGCCGCGACGAGGACGGCTACTACTGGATCACCGGCCGCGTGGACGATGTGATCAACGTCTCCGGCCACCGTATCGGCACCGCCGAGGTGGAAAGCGCGCTGGTGCTGCACGACGCCGTCGCAGAGGCAGCGGTGGTCGGCTACCCTCACGACCTCAAGGGCCAGGGTATCTACGCCTACGTCACCCTGATGAAAGGCCAGGAGCCCTCGGACGAGCTGAAGAAAGAATTGCTCACCCTCGTAGGCAAGGAGATCGGCAGTTTCGCCAAGCCGGAACTGATGCAATGGGCGCCCGGCCTGCCCAAGACCCGCTCGGGCAAGATCATGCGGCGCATCCTGCGCAAGATCGCCTGTAACGAGTTGGAGAACATGGGCGACACCTCCACCCTGGCCGACCCCAGCGTGGTCGACAGCCTGATCGAACAGCGCCTCAACCGCTGAGCCTCGCGCCCGGCCCGAAAGGGCCGGGCTCATCTTGTCTTGCGTCAGCCAAGCGCCGAAACTGCGCGCCATGGAAACCTTACGCAGACAAATCGAAAAACAGGTACACAGCCTCACTGGCGCCTCGCTCGGTGTGCTCGACCTCGACCAGCCGCGTGGCGACGCTGGCCTGTTCGGCCCCGAATCGATGGTGTGGGAGGTGCATGCCGATTTCACCTCGATGATGGTGGGCGGCGTTTCCGCCCTGCTCCTGCAGATGCTGCACCCGCTGGCACTAGCTGGCGTGTGGGATCACTCCACCTTTCGTCAGGACATGCTCGGCCGCCTGCGCCGCACCAGCCTGTTCATCGCCGGCACCACCTATGGCGGCGCACATGACGCCGAGCAGTTGCTCGAAAAGGTGCGCACCATTCACCTGCAAGTGGTCGGCCATGCCCCGGATGGCCGACCTTATGCCGCCAGCGATCCCGAATTGCTGACCTGGGTGCACGTTTCCGAGGTCAGCCAGTTTCTCGCCGGCTATCTGCGTTACGTCGACCCGCAACTGCCGGTTAGCGAGCAGGATCGCTACTACCGCGAAGTCGCCTTGATCGCCGAACGCCTGGGCGCGAAGAACGTGCCCAAGTCGCGTCAGGCAATCGAGGCATACCTTGAGCACATGCGCTCGCAGTTGCTTTGCGACGAGCGAACCCGTGAGGTGGTGCGGCTACTCTACGCCGCGCCCATGCCGAACATTCTGGCCAAACCCTTTGGCAGCCTGGTGATGCAGGCGGGTGTCGACCTGCTGCCAGACTGGGCCAGCGACCTGCTCGGCGAACACCAGGCTGCCTGGCGCCGCCCACTGATTCGCAGCAGCGTGCAGCGCACCGCCACCCTGCTGCGCTGGGCAATCCGCAACAGCGCCGCGCAACGGGCTCGCCGTCGACTGGCTTAGGCAGTATGTGGCGGGTTGCACCCGCCCTACGCGCGACGCGACGCTACGCCCCTGACCGCCATGCTCACCACATGACGTGGCTGGCCGGTCACATTTGGCTATGCGA
Protein-coding regions in this window:
- the acs gene encoding acetate--CoA ligase; this encodes MFEITRHPVPDAVRQRAHLDNDAYLRLYQQSIEQPETFWGEQAKTFLNWFKPWDQVHSSDLKQGRAEWFKGGQLNVAYNCIDRHLEKRGEQIAIIWEGDNPAESAHITYNKLHHNVSRLANVLKSRGVKKGDRVCIYMPMIPEAAYAMLACTRIGAVHSVVFGGFSPDALRDRILDADCRTVITADEGVRGGKYIPLKNNVDKALQSCPNVSTVVVVERTQGDVAWVEGRDLWYHQALKDVSADCPAEPMDAEDPLFILYTSGSTGKPKGVLHTTGGYLLGAAMTHKYVFDYHEGDVYWCTADVGWVTGHSYIVYGPLANGAISLMFEGVPNYPDASRFWQVIDKHQVNIFYTAPTALRALMREGEGPVKATSRSSLRLLGSVGEPINPEAWEWYFNVVGERRCPIVDTWWQTETGSILITPLPGATDLKPGSATRPFFGVQPVLLDEQGKEIDGPGSGVLAIKASWPSQIRSVYGDHQRMIDTYFKPYPGYYFTGDGARRDEDGYYWITGRVDDVINVSGHRIGTAEVESALVLHDAVAEAAVVGYPHDLKGQGIYAYVTLMKGQEPSDELKKELLTLVGKEIGSFAKPELMQWAPGLPKTRSGKIMRRILRKIACNELENMGDTSTLADPSVVDSLIEQRLNR
- a CDS encoding oxygenase MpaB family protein, whose product is METLRRQIEKQVHSLTGASLGVLDLDQPRGDAGLFGPESMVWEVHADFTSMMVGGVSALLLQMLHPLALAGVWDHSTFRQDMLGRLRRTSLFIAGTTYGGAHDAEQLLEKVRTIHLQVVGHAPDGRPYAASDPELLTWVHVSEVSQFLAGYLRYVDPQLPVSEQDRYYREVALIAERLGAKNVPKSRQAIEAYLEHMRSQLLCDERTREVVRLLYAAPMPNILAKPFGSLVMQAGVDLLPDWASDLLGEHQAAWRRPLIRSSVQRTATLLRWAIRNSAAQRARRRLA